One stretch of Roseimicrobium sp. ORNL1 DNA includes these proteins:
- a CDS encoding DUF4340 domain-containing protein, with translation MKLRTTILLFLLLAGLAAFIIFWEQKQPATPERQALEKRPFSEDLRTVDNMEIVGEDLSLRLTRGPDGLWYMNKPVEDRANQELVKQFLDSLGTVTFVEKLKKADLRKDDFKRTGLGEPSTRVTLRHGEEKVLQGFFGAGSPVEDTTYVSLGENAEEFYLAKSGVKPLLEKHSDDWRDNRLVRLKLEHVGRFTLAAGTGAMEFSREPGQPWRLVKPIQARASDERVSSVIQALLKMQVKPVRAKLPAPPADPGQVLPVMKVTFSTGVSSQPPVELTFQPPSAAGAEVVAEVSDRSGTFLAPAKLADFWKLQPNHLRDQRLAQIPADRVDTIRLHGPGFPDVKLARSGEIWTLNRFGNEEPANQARIQRLIEGINTAQILDFVSDAAPNLELYGLHQPFLTLEWTVDGKTSALQFGQGTDQVCAKYGDEPSIFRVNPLMLPAILPPEMVKWRGTRVIDASIFAIRRIIITEGDKPTLTLQYNPDEGTWKAEYAGADVTEKLDTAGANTLLKQLASFEVSDWSSDRTAAIEALKSPTLTVQVLISQPGQPDVKPEIKTLTFAPSSPGMATAVYHGRLNDDPDTFLISRDLYQQLARTLVK, from the coding sequence ATGAAGCTCCGCACCACCATCCTCCTCTTTCTGCTGTTGGCGGGGCTGGCTGCCTTCATCATCTTCTGGGAGCAGAAGCAGCCTGCCACGCCCGAGCGCCAGGCTCTTGAAAAGAGACCCTTCTCCGAAGATCTCCGCACTGTCGACAACATGGAGATCGTGGGAGAGGACCTCTCCCTGCGCCTCACGCGTGGACCCGATGGACTGTGGTACATGAACAAGCCCGTGGAAGACCGGGCGAATCAGGAACTGGTGAAGCAGTTCCTGGACAGCCTTGGCACTGTCACCTTCGTGGAGAAACTGAAGAAGGCCGACCTGCGCAAGGATGACTTCAAGCGTACCGGACTCGGCGAGCCCTCCACGCGCGTGACTCTGCGCCACGGCGAGGAAAAGGTGCTGCAGGGATTCTTCGGAGCAGGGTCCCCGGTGGAAGACACCACCTATGTCAGCCTGGGTGAAAACGCCGAGGAATTCTACCTGGCAAAGTCTGGCGTGAAGCCCCTGCTGGAAAAGCATTCCGACGACTGGCGGGACAACCGGCTCGTGCGCCTGAAGCTGGAGCACGTGGGCCGCTTCACGCTCGCCGCCGGCACGGGCGCGATGGAGTTCAGCCGGGAGCCGGGCCAGCCCTGGCGCCTGGTCAAGCCCATCCAGGCGCGCGCGAGTGACGAGCGCGTGAGCAGCGTGATCCAGGCCCTGCTGAAAATGCAGGTCAAACCGGTCCGCGCGAAGCTGCCAGCTCCCCCCGCCGATCCGGGCCAGGTGCTGCCTGTCATGAAGGTGACCTTCAGCACCGGAGTGAGTTCGCAGCCTCCGGTGGAACTCACCTTCCAGCCCCCCTCCGCCGCAGGCGCAGAAGTGGTGGCAGAGGTCAGCGACCGCAGCGGCACCTTCCTGGCTCCTGCAAAGCTGGCGGACTTCTGGAAGCTGCAGCCCAATCACCTGCGCGACCAACGCCTCGCGCAAATCCCGGCAGACCGCGTGGACACCATCCGTCTCCACGGTCCGGGTTTTCCCGACGTGAAGCTGGCCCGCTCCGGTGAGATCTGGACGCTCAACCGCTTCGGCAATGAAGAGCCGGCCAACCAGGCCCGCATCCAGCGCCTCATCGAGGGCATCAACACGGCCCAGATTCTCGACTTCGTGAGCGACGCCGCGCCGAACCTGGAGCTGTATGGCCTGCATCAGCCCTTCCTCACCCTGGAGTGGACCGTGGACGGGAAAACCAGTGCGCTTCAGTTTGGCCAGGGCACCGACCAGGTTTGTGCGAAGTATGGGGACGAGCCTTCTATCTTCCGGGTGAATCCGCTCATGCTGCCCGCCATCCTGCCACCCGAAATGGTGAAATGGCGCGGCACGCGGGTGATCGATGCCAGCATCTTCGCGATACGCCGCATCATCATCACCGAAGGAGACAAGCCCACCCTCACGCTCCAATACAATCCCGACGAAGGCACCTGGAAGGCAGAGTATGCCGGTGCGGACGTGACCGAGAAACTGGATACAGCCGGCGCGAACACCCTGCTCAAGCAGCTCGCCAGCTTTGAAGTGTCAGACTGGAGCTCTGATCGCACTGCCGCCATTGAAGCCCTGAAGAGCCCCACCCTCACGGTGCAGGTACTCATCTCTCAGCCTGGCCAACCCGATGTGAAGCCCGAGATAAAGACACTTACCTTTGCCCCAAGTTCTCCCGGCATGGCCACGGCGGTGTATCATGGCAGGTTGAACGACGACCCGGACACCTTCCTCATCAGCCGCGATCTTTACCAACAACTCGCGCGTACGCTCGTTAAATAA
- a CDS encoding GldG family protein produces the protein MASPESTQEPAPPASKPKPLRRLSIGVNVMVQLAICLVLFGLVNYLSYRHYWRFDLTPSQDYTLSESTIKWLKESLTKPVELTVVFTRDSPVMNDVRSLVEEFRRAKKVRIKVDEVDPARDVERAEELKLKYGISLKGNGILVRANNRTRFITEEEIVLRGLNRSRENPSLDFRGEDAVMSAIVGLIEGKTRKFYFIAGKGAAKEGGNELAWRTLEDIGRQQTFELAPLNLSEVESIPQDATGVVLIGARYDLSTQEIQILQNYWQEKRAALLILLDPSGSTPNLTKFLSEKGVTPRNDRVLYAESTPAGPKKQFSVQTLFLPDSPISQPFTEVASSLSGQTQSLNLKLDSDELRAQHIEVKPLMQATEKYWGEMFYTKDLPVADEGDTQPPVFVAASVERGAVSDERLRVDSSRMVVVGNSSMLDPMTRLGVHQDFIAGSLNWMMNRETLIGTAPKRKQMFRVQLTDEQRQQIFWVTTVIMPGAVLALGLLVWSHRRA, from the coding sequence ATGGCATCACCAGAATCCACCCAAGAGCCTGCGCCACCCGCGAGCAAGCCGAAGCCCCTGCGCCGGCTCAGCATCGGGGTGAATGTGATGGTGCAACTCGCCATCTGCCTGGTGCTCTTCGGCCTGGTGAATTACCTCAGCTACCGCCACTACTGGCGGTTCGACCTCACGCCCAGCCAGGACTACACACTGAGCGAGTCTACCATCAAATGGCTCAAGGAGAGCCTGACAAAGCCCGTGGAACTCACGGTCGTCTTCACCCGCGACTCGCCCGTGATGAATGACGTGCGCTCCCTCGTGGAGGAATTCCGCCGTGCCAAGAAGGTCCGCATCAAGGTGGATGAAGTCGATCCCGCCCGCGACGTGGAGCGCGCCGAAGAACTCAAGTTGAAGTACGGCATCTCGCTGAAGGGAAATGGCATCCTCGTTCGCGCGAACAACCGCACCCGCTTCATCACGGAGGAGGAGATTGTCCTCCGCGGCCTGAACCGTAGCAGAGAGAATCCCAGCCTCGACTTCCGTGGAGAAGACGCCGTCATGTCCGCCATTGTTGGCCTCATCGAAGGGAAGACGCGGAAGTTCTACTTCATCGCTGGAAAGGGCGCAGCCAAGGAGGGCGGTAATGAGCTCGCCTGGCGCACCTTGGAAGACATCGGCAGGCAGCAGACTTTCGAGCTGGCGCCCCTGAACCTCTCCGAGGTGGAATCCATACCGCAAGATGCCACCGGCGTCGTCCTCATCGGAGCGCGCTATGACCTCAGCACGCAGGAGATTCAGATTCTGCAGAACTACTGGCAGGAGAAGCGCGCGGCGCTCCTCATCCTGCTGGATCCCAGCGGCTCCACACCGAACCTCACGAAGTTCCTTTCAGAGAAGGGCGTCACTCCCCGCAATGATCGCGTGCTGTATGCGGAGAGCACCCCTGCCGGACCGAAGAAGCAATTCTCCGTGCAGACCCTCTTTCTTCCCGACTCCCCCATCTCACAGCCTTTCACCGAGGTGGCATCCTCACTGAGCGGGCAGACACAGTCTCTCAACCTGAAGCTGGACTCCGACGAGTTGCGCGCCCAGCACATCGAGGTGAAGCCGCTCATGCAGGCGACGGAGAAGTACTGGGGCGAAATGTTCTACACCAAGGATCTCCCCGTGGCCGATGAAGGCGACACGCAGCCCCCGGTGTTTGTAGCCGCCAGTGTGGAGCGCGGCGCCGTGAGTGACGAGCGCCTCCGCGTGGACAGCTCGCGCATGGTGGTCGTGGGAAATTCCTCCATGCTCGACCCCATGACGCGTCTCGGCGTGCATCAGGACTTCATCGCAGGCAGCCTGAATTGGATGATGAATCGCGAGACACTCATCGGCACGGCTCCCAAGCGGAAGCAGATGTTCCGCGTCCAGCTCACGGATGAGCAGCGCCAGCAAATCTTCTGGGTGACCACCGTCATCATGCCGGGCGCCGTGCTTGCCCTGGGACTGCTGGTTTGGAGCCATCGACGCGCATGA
- a CDS encoding ABC transporter permease, which produces MRLLLTLFTKELRSFFYSPIAYVVLALVMIINGLSFRAAITVLESKPQQASIVTWTFSSQWFWLSYFFVFPLLTMRLFAEERKLGTWETLCTAPVRTWQIVLAKYLACVVFYCLLWVPSLANFAIFQTMTAGAADVPQGALIGTYILLLAMGLFNLSIGCLASSLTANQIVAAVVSFTASLMHFLVGAFILYFQRAGQKAFVDFVYYIASVQHIETFTNGLLDTRPLVYYTSMSLLFLVITHQVLEFRRWRV; this is translated from the coding sequence GTGCGCCTGCTACTCACCCTGTTCACCAAGGAACTCCGGAGCTTCTTCTACTCACCCATCGCCTACGTGGTGCTGGCGTTGGTGATGATCATCAATGGCCTTTCCTTCCGCGCGGCGATCACCGTGCTGGAGTCGAAGCCGCAGCAGGCCAGCATTGTCACGTGGACCTTCTCCTCGCAGTGGTTCTGGCTCAGCTATTTCTTCGTATTCCCGCTGCTCACCATGCGGCTCTTTGCGGAGGAGCGAAAGCTTGGCACATGGGAAACGCTCTGCACCGCGCCCGTGCGCACGTGGCAGATTGTCCTGGCCAAATACCTCGCGTGCGTGGTGTTCTACTGCCTTCTCTGGGTGCCCAGCCTCGCGAATTTCGCCATCTTCCAGACCATGACAGCTGGCGCCGCAGACGTTCCGCAGGGCGCACTGATTGGCACGTACATCCTGCTGCTGGCCATGGGCCTCTTCAATCTATCCATCGGTTGCCTCGCCTCGTCACTGACGGCGAATCAAATCGTGGCCGCCGTGGTTTCCTTCACCGCGAGCCTCATGCATTTCCTGGTGGGCGCGTTCATCCTCTACTTCCAGCGCGCGGGGCAGAAGGCGTTCGTGGACTTCGTCTACTACATCGCCTCCGTGCAGCACATTGAGACCTTCACCAATGGCCTGCTGGATACGCGGCCGCTGGTGTACTACACCAGCATGTCCCTGCTGTTTTTGGTGATCACGCACCAGGTTCTCGAGTTCCGCCGCTGGCGGGTGTGA
- a CDS encoding ATP-binding cassette domain-containing protein produces the protein MIEVENLTKTYVGRTAVDGLTFSVKPGEVVGFLGPNGAGKSTTMRILAGFLPATAGTAKVNGYDVFHESVQARQSLGYMPENAPLYLDMRVKEYLQFRGQLKGVYGSTLRKRVGEVMEACALTEVRRKIIATLSKGFRQRVALADTLLARPPVLILDEPTNGLDPNQIRHIRDLLQTYRAKQTILLSTHILSEVELTCDRVLLLHRGKLRADDTPKNLVRRLRVARDVHVEIQADGTVEESLAAVTGIRKITEEKADGTWRRFTLRVEARGDIREALCDLALKKQWPIRELHLEQPRLEDVFVEMTSGD, from the coding sequence ATGATCGAAGTCGAAAACCTGACCAAAACCTATGTCGGCCGCACTGCGGTGGACGGGCTTACCTTTTCCGTGAAGCCGGGTGAAGTGGTGGGGTTCCTGGGGCCCAATGGTGCGGGGAAGAGCACGACCATGCGCATTCTGGCAGGTTTCCTGCCAGCCACCGCGGGAACGGCCAAGGTCAACGGCTACGACGTCTTTCACGAGTCCGTGCAGGCGCGCCAGAGCCTGGGCTACATGCCCGAGAATGCACCGCTGTATCTCGACATGCGGGTGAAGGAATACCTGCAATTTCGCGGCCAGTTGAAAGGCGTGTATGGCAGCACCCTGCGCAAGCGTGTGGGTGAGGTCATGGAAGCCTGCGCGCTCACCGAGGTGCGGCGCAAGATCATCGCCACGCTCAGCAAGGGCTTCCGCCAGCGCGTGGCCCTGGCAGACACCCTGCTGGCCCGTCCTCCCGTGCTCATCCTCGACGAGCCCACGAACGGCCTGGACCCAAATCAGATCCGCCACATCCGCGATCTCCTCCAGACCTACCGCGCCAAGCAGACCATCCTGCTCTCCACCCACATTCTCAGCGAAGTGGAGCTCACCTGCGATCGCGTGCTCCTCCTGCACCGCGGCAAACTGCGCGCGGATGACACTCCGAAGAACCTCGTACGCCGCCTGCGTGTGGCGCGCGATGTGCATGTGGAGATTCAGGCAGACGGCACGGTGGAAGAGTCCCTCGCCGCCGTCACCGGCATTCGCAAGATCACCGAAGAAAAGGCGGACGGCACCTGGCGGCGCTTCACCCTGCGCGTGGAGGCCCGGGGAGACATCCGCGAGGCACTCTGCGATCTGGCGTTGAAGAAGCAGTGGCCCATCCGTGAGCTGCATCTTGAGCAGCCCCGCCTGGAGGATGTCTTTGTGGAGATGACCAGCGGCGACTGA
- a CDS encoding threonine dehydratase codes for MAPLPVTYADVLDALPRIHAVLQPTLLRNWPGLSALLGCEFHLKHENHQPVGAFKVRGGINLVGTLSEDERAAGILGVSTGNHGQSLAFAAQHFGVKCTIVVPRGNNPDKNRAIQQLGAEMIEHGKDFDEAREFATVLQKERGYRYVHSANEPKLIAGVGTFTWEIFEKLPDPDVLLVPIGLGSGVCGACIVAKHRNPRTKVIGVQAVNASAVAESWRTGTVKTNESVNTWAEGLATRVPAEMTLTIMRALMDDVILVSEEELRIAAARILEHTHSLAEGAGAATVAAALQQREKLAGKKVAAVLSGGNLDLAKLPEILRYVGRE; via the coding sequence ATGGCACCGCTTCCCGTCACCTATGCCGATGTGCTCGATGCCCTGCCGCGTATCCACGCGGTGCTGCAACCCACGCTGCTGCGGAACTGGCCGGGCCTGTCCGCACTGCTGGGGTGTGAGTTCCACCTCAAGCATGAAAATCACCAGCCGGTCGGCGCTTTCAAGGTGCGCGGCGGGATCAATCTCGTGGGTACGCTGAGCGAGGACGAGCGTGCTGCAGGCATCCTGGGGGTATCGACCGGGAATCATGGGCAGTCCCTTGCCTTCGCCGCGCAGCATTTCGGCGTGAAATGCACCATCGTGGTGCCTCGCGGAAACAATCCGGACAAGAACCGCGCCATCCAGCAGCTCGGCGCGGAGATGATTGAGCACGGGAAGGACTTCGATGAAGCACGCGAGTTCGCCACCGTCTTGCAGAAGGAGCGAGGCTATCGCTATGTGCACTCTGCGAATGAGCCGAAGCTGATCGCGGGCGTGGGGACCTTCACCTGGGAGATCTTTGAGAAGCTGCCGGATCCTGATGTGCTGCTCGTGCCCATTGGACTGGGGAGTGGAGTGTGCGGCGCGTGTATTGTCGCGAAGCATCGGAATCCGCGAACGAAGGTGATTGGCGTGCAGGCGGTGAATGCCTCTGCGGTCGCCGAGTCATGGCGCACCGGCACGGTGAAGACGAATGAGTCCGTGAACACCTGGGCCGAAGGCTTGGCCACGCGCGTGCCGGCGGAGATGACTCTCACCATCATGCGTGCACTCATGGATGATGTCATCCTCGTGAGTGAAGAGGAGCTTCGCATCGCCGCGGCGCGCATTCTGGAGCACACACATAGTCTCGCGGAAGGCGCCGGCGCGGCGACCGTGGCTGCGGCGCTTCAGCAGCGGGAGAAGCTCGCCGGAAAGAAAGTGGCCGCAGTGCTCTCCGGTGGGAATTTGGACTTGGCGAAGTTGCCGGAGATTTTGCGGTACGTGGGGAGGGAGTGA
- the lpxB gene encoding lipid-A-disaccharide synthase, producing the protein MKKIFILAGEVSGDTHGAGLMRALQELHGGIEFSGFCGPQMKNCGGAKMLDWVEQAGVLGLWEVLKMYGWFKQKMAEALALVAEEKPDAVILIDYPGFNLRFAKALREAGFDRPIIYYISPQVWAWKKGRVKTMAKLLDLMICIFPFEKDLYEKSGLRTVFSGHPMVDRTKSLSRGWNREANLVGFFPGSRVNEVKRHFPVMLQSVKLIRAAVPDVKFAVSAANQSLANMMRGMAESAGLPEAIRWIEVGTANDLMQRVQVGAVASGTATLEAACFGLPYVLVYKVNAITYAVGKSVVKIKHLGIVNVLAGETVVQELVQHDFTAESVTKSLVTLLKDDAARNALTKRLAEVVATLGEGGAYRRAAEAVLTQMHMEEVANKAS; encoded by the coding sequence ATGAAGAAGATTTTCATCCTCGCTGGTGAAGTCAGCGGTGACACGCACGGAGCGGGGCTCATGCGTGCGCTTCAGGAGCTGCACGGCGGCATCGAGTTCTCCGGGTTCTGCGGCCCGCAGATGAAGAACTGCGGCGGCGCAAAGATGCTGGACTGGGTGGAACAGGCCGGCGTACTCGGCCTGTGGGAGGTGCTGAAGATGTATGGCTGGTTCAAGCAGAAGATGGCCGAGGCCCTCGCGCTCGTGGCTGAAGAGAAGCCGGACGCAGTCATCCTCATCGACTATCCCGGCTTCAATCTCCGCTTCGCCAAGGCGCTGCGTGAGGCGGGCTTCGACCGTCCCATCATCTACTACATCAGTCCACAGGTCTGGGCCTGGAAGAAAGGTCGCGTGAAGACCATGGCGAAGCTGCTGGATCTGATGATCTGCATCTTCCCATTTGAGAAGGACCTCTATGAAAAGAGCGGTCTGCGCACCGTCTTCTCCGGCCATCCCATGGTGGACCGCACGAAGTCACTGAGTCGCGGCTGGAATCGTGAGGCGAATCTCGTGGGCTTCTTCCCCGGCAGTCGCGTGAATGAAGTGAAGCGTCACTTCCCCGTGATGCTCCAGTCGGTGAAGCTCATCCGTGCCGCGGTACCTGACGTGAAGTTTGCCGTGAGCGCGGCGAACCAGAGTCTGGCGAACATGATGCGCGGCATGGCGGAGTCGGCAGGATTGCCGGAAGCCATCCGCTGGATCGAAGTAGGCACCGCGAATGACCTCATGCAGCGCGTGCAGGTGGGCGCAGTAGCCAGCGGCACCGCCACACTGGAGGCGGCCTGTTTTGGCCTGCCCTACGTGCTGGTGTACAAGGTGAACGCCATCACCTATGCCGTGGGCAAGTCCGTGGTGAAGATCAAGCACCTCGGCATTGTGAACGTGCTCGCAGGTGAGACCGTCGTGCAGGAACTCGTACAGCACGACTTCACCGCCGAGAGCGTGACCAAGTCGCTCGTGACCCTGCTCAAGGATGATGCCGCACGCAACGCACTCACGAAGCGACTCGCGGAAGTGGTGGCGACCCTTGGTGAAGGTGGAGCCTACCGCCGCGCCGCGGAAGCCGTGCTCACCCAGATGCACATGGAGGAAGTGGCGAACAAGGCATCATGA
- a CDS encoding Gfo/Idh/MocA family oxidoreductase, which produces MSERIKVGVAGVGAMGKNHARVLASLEGAELTAIYDLDQARAQELASQYNAKAVSTLEELTALTDAVAVAVPTIAHRPVAGHLLEQGRHVLVEKPLSDSLKEAQELVALADAKKLVLQVGHIERFNPVMRQLEERIKLPRFIESTRLSPFPNRSMDVGVVLDIMIHDLEIILHLVRSPVVSVDTVGMPVLTKREDIANARIRFENGCVANVTASRVSDKKMRKIQVFHMEGYISLDYQEQSGHIYRREGMSIAREEVQVEKDEPLKLELAAFLDAVREGSQPKVTGQQGTDALHLAIRITEDIAKATAALRP; this is translated from the coding sequence ATGAGTGAACGGATTAAGGTCGGTGTTGCCGGTGTCGGCGCGATGGGAAAAAATCATGCCCGGGTGCTGGCTTCTTTGGAAGGAGCGGAACTCACGGCCATTTATGACCTGGACCAGGCGCGAGCCCAGGAATTAGCTTCCCAGTACAATGCCAAGGCGGTGTCCACACTGGAGGAACTCACCGCGCTGACTGATGCCGTGGCTGTCGCCGTGCCGACCATTGCACATCGTCCCGTGGCAGGTCACCTTCTGGAACAGGGCCGCCACGTGCTCGTGGAAAAGCCGCTGAGTGACAGCCTCAAGGAAGCACAGGAACTCGTGGCCCTGGCCGATGCGAAGAAGCTCGTGCTCCAGGTGGGCCACATCGAGCGATTCAATCCCGTGATGCGCCAGCTTGAGGAACGCATCAAGCTTCCGCGCTTCATCGAGTCCACACGTCTCTCCCCGTTCCCGAACCGCAGTATGGATGTCGGCGTCGTGCTGGACATCATGATCCACGATCTGGAAATCATCCTGCACCTCGTGCGTTCGCCGGTGGTGAGTGTGGATACCGTGGGCATGCCCGTGCTGACCAAGCGCGAAGACATCGCCAATGCGCGCATCCGTTTCGAGAATGGCTGTGTGGCCAACGTGACCGCCAGCCGCGTGAGTGACAAGAAGATGCGCAAGATCCAGGTCTTCCACATGGAGGGCTACATCTCGCTCGATTACCAGGAGCAGTCCGGACACATTTACCGCCGCGAGGGCATGAGCATCGCGCGCGAAGAGGTGCAGGTGGAAAAGGATGAGCCGCTCAAGCTGGAACTCGCCGCCTTCCTCGATGCTGTGCGCGAAGGCTCCCAGCCGAAAGTGACCGGCCAACAAGGGACGGATGCCCTGCATCTTGCGATTCGTATTACGGAGGACATTGCCAAGGCCACGGCAGCGCTCCGCCCATGA
- the lpxI gene encoding UDP-2,3-diacylglucosamine diphosphatase LpxI (LpxI, functionally equivalent to LpxH, replaces it in LPS biosynthesis in a minority of bacteria.), translating into MSLSSIALIAGNGVYPETFVSAARKAGVKKLVAAGFIDETRPDLERQVDAMAWFRVGQLSKMIKFFHKEGIKHAVMVGQIAPKNLFDLRPDLRTLMMLAKLKKRNAESLFGAIGDELKKEEIELLPATTFLEDFMPGPGLVAGPDPKQRRWEDAQYGFEIAKASSKLDIGQTVVVKKGTVLAVEAFEGTNECIKRGGALGKGGCTMVKVSKPNQDMRFDVPVIGPDTISNAAAAGVDVIAVEADKTLILDQPEVFRRCAELKVSLLGMGEKKGE; encoded by the coding sequence GTGTCCCTGTCATCCATCGCCCTCATCGCCGGAAACGGCGTCTACCCCGAAACCTTCGTCAGCGCCGCCCGCAAGGCCGGTGTGAAGAAGCTCGTGGCAGCGGGATTCATCGATGAGACCCGCCCCGACCTCGAGCGGCAGGTGGATGCCATGGCGTGGTTCCGCGTGGGGCAGCTCAGCAAGATGATCAAGTTCTTCCACAAGGAAGGCATCAAGCACGCCGTGATGGTGGGCCAGATCGCCCCGAAGAATCTCTTCGACCTGCGCCCCGACCTGCGCACGCTCATGATGCTGGCCAAGCTGAAGAAGCGGAACGCCGAGTCCCTCTTCGGTGCCATTGGTGATGAACTGAAGAAGGAGGAGATCGAACTGCTGCCGGCCACCACGTTCCTGGAGGACTTCATGCCCGGCCCAGGGCTGGTGGCAGGTCCCGACCCCAAGCAGCGCCGCTGGGAGGATGCGCAATATGGTTTCGAAATCGCCAAGGCCTCCAGCAAACTGGACATCGGCCAGACCGTGGTGGTGAAAAAAGGCACCGTGCTCGCGGTGGAGGCCTTTGAAGGCACGAATGAATGCATCAAGCGCGGTGGCGCTCTCGGCAAAGGCGGCTGCACCATGGTGAAGGTGAGCAAGCCCAATCAGGACATGCGTTTCGACGTGCCAGTGATCGGCCCGGACACCATCAGCAATGCCGCCGCTGCCGGCGTGGACGTCATCGCCGTGGAGGCTGACAAGACCCTCATCCTGGACCAGCCCGAAGTCTTCCGCCGCTGTGCGGAGCTCAAAGTGAGCCTGCTGGGCATGGGGGAGAAGAAGGGGGAGTAA
- a CDS encoding TatD family hydrolase, translated as MPYIEPHGHMVSRTTDDYEKLALAGCVAICEPAFWAGFDRSGPQGFYDYFRQITEYEPKRAAKFGLKHFTWLCINPKEAEDTVLADEVMALIPQFINKSTVLGIGEIGLNKNSRNELIVLEKHIQIAADHDQLILVHTPHLEDKLKGTRLILDALKNHSKIKPERVIIDHVEEHTIDLVLDAGFWAGITLYPESKCTPHRAIDMLEARRGEQIWMNSACDWGVSDPLAAPKTMLEMRKRGWNEEMIQKVAFDNPVAFMSQTEKFKL; from the coding sequence ATGCCCTACATCGAACCCCACGGCCACATGGTCAGCCGCACGACGGATGACTACGAGAAGCTCGCACTCGCGGGCTGTGTGGCCATTTGTGAACCCGCCTTCTGGGCCGGCTTTGACCGCTCGGGGCCGCAGGGCTTCTACGATTACTTCCGCCAGATCACGGAATACGAGCCGAAGCGTGCGGCGAAGTTTGGCCTGAAGCACTTCACCTGGCTCTGCATCAATCCCAAGGAAGCGGAGGACACCGTGCTGGCAGATGAAGTGATGGCGCTCATCCCGCAGTTCATCAACAAGTCGACGGTGCTGGGCATTGGCGAGATCGGGTTGAACAAGAACTCGCGCAATGAATTGATCGTACTGGAGAAGCATATCCAAATCGCGGCGGATCATGACCAGCTCATCCTCGTGCACACGCCGCACCTGGAAGACAAGCTCAAGGGCACGCGCCTCATTCTGGATGCGCTGAAGAACCACTCCAAGATCAAGCCCGAGCGCGTCATCATCGACCACGTGGAGGAGCACACCATCGACCTCGTGCTCGATGCGGGCTTCTGGGCGGGCATCACCCTCTATCCCGAGAGCAAGTGCACCCCGCACCGTGCGATCGACATGCTGGAGGCTCGCAGAGGCGAACAGATCTGGATGAACTCCGCCTGCGACTGGGGTGTGAGCGATCCCCTCGCTGCGCCGAAGACCATGCTGGAGATGCGCAAGCGTGGCTGGAACGAGGAGATGATCCAGAAGGTGGCCTTCGACAATCCCGTGGCCTTCATGAGCCAGACAGAGAAGTTCAAGCTGTAG